Proteins encoded within one genomic window of Tamandua tetradactyla isolate mTamTet1 chromosome 11, mTamTet1.pri, whole genome shotgun sequence:
- the LOC143649856 gene encoding uncharacterized protein LOC143649856 yields the protein MQEFQWHRCMSSPRPRRLGDDWWVWSTDPHAYSIKPLLNYSEGAQWADLVQCRHAFTNPFTSKVQIWAQQMICNPLGACVDLRYLNLLNGTIANTSTDAVGNATECSLLDVGKHDSTNCSFSLHRETCVQPPFAFLLSSDPTFNCSQTPCTLSGCWSGYPVFAILVYRPSYVWVPVNASDWVGPVTQTISTKNFQFANPAMPSRNKRNVKNWLLRVGGLAASLFIPAVGDAVLHAWTSDQIALTMNAVNNLANATRDALRAQSQQIDLNSQAILQLQSEIDELGLEIDGLWKVVQEMCDTR from the coding sequence ATGCAGGAGTTTCAGTGGCACCGGTGCATGTCCTCGCCTCGCCCGCGCCGCCTAGGTGATGACTGGTGGGTTTGGTCCACCGACCCTCACGCCTACTCCATCAAGCCCTTGCTGAACTACTCAGAGGGAGCTCAGTGGGCTGACCTCGTCCAATGTCGTCACGCCTTTACTAACCCCTTCACCTCCAAGGTCCAGATTTGGGCACAACAAATGATTTGTAATCCCCTAGGGGCATGTGTCGACCTGCGGTATCTCAACCTTCTGAATGGCACCATCGCCAACACTTCCACGGACGCAGTTGGGAATGCAACTGAGTGCTCCCTCCTCGACGTAGGGAAACATGATAGTACTAACTGTTCCTTTTCTCTGCACAGGGAGACCTGCGTGCAGCCTCCTTTTGCCTTTCTACTCTCCTCGGACCCTACCTTTAATTGTTCCCAAACCCCCTGCACTTTGTCAGGATGCTGGAGTGGGTATCCTGTCTTCGCCATTCTGGTTTACCGCCCCAGTTATGTCTGGGTTCCCGTTAATGCTTCTGACTGGGTTGGCCCAGTCACCCAAACTATCTCTACAAAAAACTTTCAATTCGCTAACCCTGCAATGCCTTCCAGGAATAAGAGGAATGTAAAAAATTGGCTGCTGCGCGTGGGGGGCCTTGCTGCCTCTTTATTCATCCCTGCTGTTGGAGACGCGGTCCTCCACGCCTGGACCTCAGACCAGATCGCCCTAACGATGAACGCTGTCAACAATTTAGCCAATGCTACCCGAGATGCACTGCGGGCCCAGAGTCAACAAATTGACTTAAACTCTCAGGCGATATTGCAGCTTCAGTCTGAAATAGATGAACTAGGACTTGAAATAGACGGACTTTGGAAAGTGGTCCAGGAAATGTGTGACACCCGTTAG